The genomic interval GTTCAATGTTTGTGCTTTGAAGGGAACAAGTATGTTTACATTCGTTATTGCGAAGCGAAATATATAGTAAAATACAGAGATAGGAAAAATCTTGCTTTATATATGATTGAAGAGAAGTGTGTGGATAACTAGTAGTATCATATTAATAAAGTTTACGATAAGGGAAACTATGTAAGTGGGGTAAAGCATATGAAAGAACAGTACCTTAAGGAGTTCTTTGAAAAATCACCAACAGCTTATTCATATCACAGGGCTATCATGGATGAACGGGGGATTCCTTGTGACTATGAATTTTTAGCAGTAAATCAGACATATGAAACTCTGATGGGGGTAAAAGCTTCAGATGTTATTGGTAAAAGCTTTTATGAAGCGTTCCCGGAAGGCTGGGAAGGCGAGTCCCAATGGAAGGAAACCTTTAATAATGCAATTATGAGTCAAAAAGCAACGCAGTTTGATATGAATCATTATTCGATTCAAAAGTGGATTCGAGTTAAGGTATTTCCGCTGCATGAGCATATTTTTGGCTGCATATATGTCGATGTTACGAAGGAATATATGTTGGATAAGGAAATCGAAGGCTTTCTAAAAGTAAATCTGGATATGCTTTGCGTTGCCACTACAGATGGACAGTTTCTGAAAATTAATAAACAATTTGAACATGTGCTAGGATATACATTTGAGGAAATGCTAGGTGAAAGCTTTGTTTCTCTCGTACATACGGATGATGTACCTTCGACTTTAGCTGCAATGAAGGACTTAGAAGATCAGAAAGAAATATTGAGTTTTGTAAATAGGGTTCGCTGCAAGGATGGTTCATACAAATATATTGATTGGCGCTCCCAGCCTAACGGTAAATATATCTATGCTTCTGCAAGAGATATTACAGAAAAACGCGTAGCAGAAAAGAATTTGATTCAACTGAATAAAACATTGCAGAAGAAAAATAAAGTATTAAAGAATCTTGCTATTACGGATGAGTTAACAGGCTTATATAACCGGCATTTTATTGAACAGAGAATAAAAGAGAAGTTTGAGCATGCAGATGCTAGTCATGAGGCGGTTTCTATAATCATTTTCGACTTGGATCATTTTAAGCGTGTAAATGATACTTGGGGACATCCTGTTGGAGATGAGGTATTGAAACATATTGCTGAAATAACACGCAGTATTATACGTAAATCCGATATTTTGGCTAGACTCGGTGGTGAAGAGTTTGTCATATTGATGCGGCGAAGTACCATTGATGATGCCGTTGTTGTGGCAGAAAAGATTCGGACAGTGATAGAAGATAGCGGGCATTCAATTGCTGGCAAACTCACAGCTAGTTTTGGAGTTGCCCAAAGAAGGGAATTTGAATCATTCTATAGTTTGTACAGAAGAGCAGATGAAGCTCTGTATCGTGCTAAAAAAGGCGGGCGAAATCGAGTGGTCAGTTCCGGAACATGAAGAGGGTGTTCCAGTAGATTCATTGCATAAATCTTAATTAGGGATCTAGAAAATGAATGAAGAAACTATCTATATAAAAAAGCCTCCCTTCAAATAAAAAGGGAGGTTTTAATGATTATATGCTGTTTTTATTTAAGAACACGAACAGCTTTTACAAAACGAGGTTCCCAGTAAGAACTGTTAATGTTTGCATAAGATACACCTTTAGATGTAGAAGCATTCAGCATCTGTCCGTTACCGGCATAAATTCCTACGTGATTAATAGAACCATCATAGTCGGTATCAAAAAATACTAAATCTCCTTTTTGTAAGGTGCTTTTTGATACAGGTGTCCCAACTTGAGCTTGAGCTGATGAAGTTCGAGGTAAGGTAACACCTACAGCTTGGAATGCTCTCCATGTGAATGAAGAACAATCGAAAGCATCAGTACGTGAGGTGCTGGCACCGTACACATACTTCGCCCCTAAATATTTTGCACCAGCAGCTAATACTTGATTTGCTTCAGCGGCAGCAGTTGTAGCAGTTGAAGTAGACTGTGGTTTAGCTACTGCTGATGAAGCTTTTCCAGAAAGTTTAATAGATTGACCAACGCGAATGGCATTTGCATTTGAAATGCTTGGGTTTAAAGAAAGTAAAGCTTTTACGGTTGTATTATGTGTTTTAGCGATTTTGGAGAGAGTATCGCCTGATTTAACTTTATATGTATTACTTGAACTGCTGCTTACAGACGCCGTAGTAGCCTTAGCTGCAGAGGCTTGTCCAGATACACGAATGGATTGACCAACATAGATACGGTTTGGATTAGAAATCTCAGGATTTAATGCAAGTAACTTGCTAAGAGAGGTATTATATCGTGCAGCGATGCCACTAAGTGAATCTCCTAGTTTGACCACATGTTTTTTTGTTGAGGTTGTACTCTTATTACTAGTAGATTCATTAATCTGTAAAACTTGTCCAGGTCTAATAAGATTACTAGTTAAATTGTTTTTAGTTTTTAATTGTTGAACAGTTGTATTATGTACTTTAGCAATTTTATATAAAGTGTCACCTGATTTTACTTGGTATGTATTAGCATAAGCAGAAGTACTGGCAACTAGGGTACCAATAATAGTTCCTGCGACAATAAAAGATTTTTTTAACTTCTTCATAAAGAAAGCTTCCTCCCGAATAATCATAAAGATTAAATTTCAATTTCAATTTAATTATAGAGAGATAACAAAAAAAAGAACATGACAATTTAAATAAAAATACATTTCAAATATTACGAGAACATTACGGGGTGCTCAATAATGGATTTAAATGGTTTTTATGTATAAAATTACAACTAAGGGATATTCAACCCATATAGACCATTTTCTACTTTTCTAATATAATTTTTCTTGGTTACAGTATAAACGCTGTTTTACGAGAGTAAGTCAAAAGTCAACAGCACCCTATAACAGAGCCTTATAATTAAGAAGGGAGACTACATAAGTGAGACTAAAAGCTGGTAGCGCATTAGGGTATAGAGGAAGAGTTATCAGTATAAGCTGTATGGCTGCCGTTCTTAACAATAAAATCAATCATTTTAAAGATCAAATGAAAAGGGAAAATTGGCCGCATAAAGGTGATGTATCTGTTTCCGTTGATAAAGCTAGCTATCCCTCAGATGCTGATCATTTAAAAGAGTTAATCGTTAAAGCGGATTCGAGTATGTACGAAGTAAAAATGAATGATAAACAAATGCGAGCAGTAAAAAGTGAAGAATCTATTCAACATTAAGCGGCCGTTTATATAGCACTAAGTTTTTTTGGATAAAAATAAAGGAGAGGAGGCTTATTTTTCTAAAATAAGCCTCCTCTCCTTTATTCATTATTAGTCAATCTGGATAAGCTCACAATTTTTTGAGGGAAAGCAGATTGTAACGGTTGTCCCTTGCCCTTTTGAGCTTTGGAAATCAATGCTTCCATTATATTTCTCTATTATATGGTAGCAAATCATTAAACCTAATCCTGTCCCATTGCTTTTTAAAGAATAAAAAGGAGTGCCAAGAGGCTTTATTTCCTCTTCTGACATTCCGTCACCATAATCGATTACTTTCATTTCTACGAATTGATTTTTACTTTTTGCCTTAACAATAACGGAATCCCCAATTTTGGAAGCCTCAAGGGCATTTTTAATGATATTGATCATTAATTGTTTATACTCTATGTTGTTAGCGCAGATATAACAATCTTCATCTACTTGTAAATCAATCTTATTATCACGTAAAAGCCCATATGATTTAAGTAAATCTGTTACACTTTGAAGAACGTTATGAACATTTACGATTTCCAGTTTTTTATCTTTATCTGGCTTTGCAATCGTTAAAAATTGAGAAATAACTTCTTCGGCCGTATTTAATTCGTCAATCATTAGAGTAAACGTTTCTCTTATATCCTTATTAACTGGACAATCTTTTTCACTGTAGAGCTGCAAAAACCCTTTAACAACTGTCAAAGGATTTCTAATTTCGTGTGCAACAGCCGCTGCTAATTGTCCTGTTGTCTTTAATCGTTCTGAATGTTGTAATTGTTCATAATATAATTGCTGTTTTTTTATACGTTCGTACGATACATGATAAATGAGATAGATAATGACTTGACTTCCTATAAAGTTGACAGCATCACCTGCTAAATCCCCTTTTATATGAGAAAACTGATTGCTTTGATCCATTCCTATAATATAACTAAATGTACCTATTATTAAGAGTGCGTTTAAGATTAAGGAAAAATGAAACAACTTTGAATCAAAAAATAAAATAGAAATAGCAGGAATAAGGCATAGGAAAATAAAAGTAGACCAAGCGCCTGGATATAAAAAGAAAACGGTATACAGGAAAGTGGATGCCATGATAATAATAACAATTCTAAAACTATGATTTCTATACTTCGGATAAAGCCATAAACATGTAAATAGAATGATAGCAAGAACACTATGTAAGATGTAACCTAAATCAAATCCACCCAAGCGTGGATTATCCAATAA from Peribacillus asahii carries:
- a CDS encoding sensor domain-containing diguanylate cyclase, with amino-acid sequence MKEQYLKEFFEKSPTAYSYHRAIMDERGIPCDYEFLAVNQTYETLMGVKASDVIGKSFYEAFPEGWEGESQWKETFNNAIMSQKATQFDMNHYSIQKWIRVKVFPLHEHIFGCIYVDVTKEYMLDKEIEGFLKVNLDMLCVATTDGQFLKINKQFEHVLGYTFEEMLGESFVSLVHTDDVPSTLAAMKDLEDQKEILSFVNRVRCKDGSYKYIDWRSQPNGKYIYASARDITEKRVAEKNLIQLNKTLQKKNKVLKNLAITDELTGLYNRHFIEQRIKEKFEHADASHEAVSIIIFDLDHFKRVNDTWGHPVGDEVLKHIAEITRSIIRKSDILARLGGEEFVILMRRSTIDDAVVVAEKIRTVIEDSGHSIAGKLTASFGVAQRREFESFYSLYRRADEALYRAKKGGRNRVVSSGT
- a CDS encoding C40 family peptidase, coding for MKKLKKSFIVAGTIIGTLVASTSAYANTYQVKSGDTLYKIAKVHNTTVQQLKTKNNLTSNLIRPGQVLQINESTSNKSTTSTKKHVVKLGDSLSGIAARYNTSLSKLLALNPEISNPNRIYVGQSIRVSGQASAAKATTASVSSSSSNTYKVKSGDTLSKIAKTHNTTVKALLSLNPSISNANAIRVGQSIKLSGKASSAVAKPQSTSTATTAAAEANQVLAAGAKYLGAKYVYGASTSRTDAFDCSSFTWRAFQAVGVTLPRTSSAQAQVGTPVSKSTLQKGDLVFFDTDYDGSINHVGIYAGNGQMLNASTSKGVSYANINSSYWEPRFVKAVRVLK
- a CDS encoding sensor histidine kinase, with translation MNKKLYYAVVLIWTAVMIMGLLLDNPRLGGFDLGYILHSVLAIILFTCLWLYPKYRNHSFRIVIIIMASTFLYTVFFLYPGAWSTFIFLCLIPAISILFFDSKLFHFSLILNALLIIGTFSYIIGMDQSNQFSHIKGDLAGDAVNFIGSQVIIYLIYHVSYERIKKQQLYYEQLQHSERLKTTGQLAAAVAHEIRNPLTVVKGFLQLYSEKDCPVNKDIRETFTLMIDELNTAEEVISQFLTIAKPDKDKKLEIVNVHNVLQSVTDLLKSYGLLRDNKIDLQVDEDCYICANNIEYKQLMINIIKNALEASKIGDSVIVKAKSKNQFVEMKVIDYGDGMSEEEIKPLGTPFYSLKSNGTGLGLMICYHIIEKYNGSIDFQSSKGQGTTVTICFPSKNCELIQID